A single Musa acuminata AAA Group cultivar baxijiao chromosome BXJ2-1, Cavendish_Baxijiao_AAA, whole genome shotgun sequence DNA region contains:
- the LOC103972802 gene encoding auxin-responsive protein SAUR71: MGRAENGKDKRSKGLILKTLERCRSLGSHRKGDQKRQRTPEGCFSVYVGPARERFVVRTECVNHPLFKMLLDEAEMEFGYSAAGPLELPCDVDLFQKVLWEVEQDAAELYSPRCNFSKAHAGYLLLSPARAMITGRV; this comes from the coding sequence ATGGGGAGGGCTGAGAACGGCAAGGACAAGAGGTCAAAGGGCCTGATACTGAAGACGCTGGAGCGGTGCCGGTCTCTGGGGAGCCACCGCAAGGGGGATCAGAAGCGGCAGCGGACGCCCGAGGGTTGCTTCTCGGTGTACGTCGGGCCCGCGAGGGAGCGGTTCGTGGTGCGCACGGAGTGTGTGAACCACCCGCTCTTTAAGATGCTACTTGATGAGGCGGAGATGGAGTTCGGGTACTCGGCTGCCGGGCCGCTGGAACTTCCCTGCGACGTTGATCTCTTCCAAAAGGTGTTGTGGGAGGTGGAGCAGGACGCAGCGGAGCTGTACTCGCCCAGGTGCAACTTCAGCAAGGCACACGCCGGGTACCTCTTGCTGAGCCCGGCAAGGGCCATGATCACGGGCCGTGTGTAG